GTGATCAAAGGCCTGCTGGCCTCCAAACACTATGGCGAACGCTGGGCACGGTGGTGGCTGGACCAGGCGCGCTATGGCGACAGCAACGGTTACAGCATCGACGCTCCGCGCAGCATGTGGCCGTATCGGGATTACGTCGTGAACTCCCTGAACCTGGACAAGCCGTTTGACGAGTTTACGCTGGAGCAGATCGCAGGAGACATGCTGCCCAAGCCCACGCGGGAGCAGCTCATTGCCACCGGCTTTCACCGCAACACGCAGATCAATCAAGAGGGCGGGATCGACAAGGAGCAATTCCGCATCGAGAGCGTGTTTGACCGGGTGGCCACCACCGGCACAGTGTGGCTGGGGCTCACGATTGGCTGCGCACAGTGCCATGATCATAAGTTTGATCCGATCAGCCAGCGGGAGTACTACCAGCTCCTTGCCTTTTTAAACAACCAGGACGAACCCACGATGCCGGTGCCCGATCCGGGGCAGGACCTCGACAAGCTGAAGGCGGAACATGCGAAGTTGCTGAAGCAGATCGATGCACACATCAAAGAACGCATTCCTGTGCTGCAGGAATGGGAGAAGACGCTGGGCGAGCAGTCGCGCAAGCTGGTGGATGCCGAAGCCACCAAGATCCTGGCCAAGCCTTCGGCCAAGCGCAGCACTGCGGACCAGCGTGCGCTTTTCAAAGCCATGACGGGAACCTCTGACAGCGTCTTTAATCCGCTGTATGACCGCCACCTGGAACTGGAGAACATTTTCAAAAATGGCACGACCACACTGGTGATGAAAGAGCTGCCGCAGCCGCGCAAGACGACGCTGTATATCAAAGGAGACTTCACACGCCCTTCTGACGAAGTGCAGCCGGGTGTGCCAGCAGTGCTGCCAGCCCTGCCCTCCGGCACAAAGGCTGACCGCCTGGCTCTAGCACGCTGGCTCATCGATCCGAAAAACCCGCTCACTGCGCGTGTGATCGTGAACCGCGTGTGGCAGCAATACTTTGGCCGCGGGCTGGTGGAGACGGACAACGACTTTGGCACCATGGGCCGCCCGCCGAGCCATCCCGAACTGCTGGACTGGCTGGCAGTGGATTTCATGGAGCACCGCTGGAGCCTGAAGCACCTGCACCAGCTCATTGTGACAAGCGCGACGTATCAACAGAGTTCTTTTGTGGAGGGGAACAAAACCGCTGCACAGACAGATCCCAACAACCACCTGCTATGGCGGCAGAACCGCCTGCGCCTGGATGCGGAGGTGGTGCGGGATGTGTGCCTGGCCACCAGCGGGCTGCTCTCTGCCAAGATGGGCGGGCCGCCGGTGTATCCTCCGATCCCGGATGGAGTGATGTCGCTGGGGCAGGTCAAGCGCGCCTGGCCGCTGAGCAAAGGCAGCGACCGCTACCGCCGGGGACTTTACACCTTCATCTTTCGCGCCACGCCACCACCTGCGCTGAGCGTCTTTGATGCGCCGGATGGATTCAGCACCTGCACACGCCGCATCCGCAGCAACACCCCGCTGCAGGCGCTGACGCTGCTGAATGACAGTGCGTATGTGGAATTTGCGCAAGCCCTGGCGGCACGCCTGATCAAGGAAGCCAAAAGCGACGACGCACGGATCACGCGCGCCTACCAGCTCTGCCTCTCACGCGCGCCGCAGGAGCGAGAGCGCAAGGCCATCGCCCGCCTGCTCGAAAGCGAACGCCAAGCCAAGGCCAGCGAGACCCAGTCATGGCAGGCTGTGGCTCGTGTGATGCTGAATCTGGATGAGACGATCACCAGAGAGTAAACGCAGTGATAGATTTCATATCCCCTCCCAAGCTCGTTCAGCCACAGGATCGCGGCCTTCATCGTATTCGATGTGGTCGATGAGCGTCTCGATTGGTTTGCCAGTCAGGCCGCTGTCGAGAATGCGCTGAGGGAGCACGGCGGAGCGCTCATCCCGCCAGCCGAGTTTGGCGATGAAGCGGTTCCACATATGGCATTCCTCGTCTGTGCGTGTGGTGCCGTGAGAATGCACCCAGGCGAGAATTTCCTCGTCCGTGCCACCTGCCAGTGTGCGCTCCCTGACTTCAGCATACGGCACGCCGAGAAAGCGGCAGCAGCGGCCATCGAGTGTGTAGAACTGCCCGTCTCCGAGCTGCGCGTGATAGTCCTCAGGAAGCTGGCCCTCGGCATGCAGGCGGATCTTGTCGAGCATGCGGCCGAAGTAGATAAAACGGCCGACTTTGGCGTAACAGCTGCGAAGACCTGGGACGTGGGGCATGAAGACACTCATTCTCGGACTTCCCTGCTTTGGCAAGCCGGGAAGCCAATCAGCACCTCATGGTGGCGGGAGCGGCACGTCGTTGATCTTGGGTGGCGCGGGTCTCGGGTTTCCAACTGGAACAGCTACAGAAGGAGGGGGAAGGATGGGATTGGGGGGCAGGCCGCCGGGGGCAGCATTGACATTGCGACGCTGCTGACCACCAGGAGCTTGATTGGGCACTGCGCCCTGCTGGGTGGGGATGACGGCGCGCTGCACGACTTCGGGGGGCTGTGCAGCCGGCTCGGCAAAGCTGACCCATCCGGCCTGGTCGCCTTTCTGAAGCTGGATCTTGGTGCGTTCAACGCTCTCGCCGGGTTTCACGGCACGGATCTTGATGCCCAGTTCGTTTTCGGAACCGATGCGGGCCTCCATGACCTGCGAGGTGGTGCGGTCCACCAACACGGCCACGACACCGCCATCGATCTCGTAGATGCCGGAG
The sequence above is drawn from the Prosthecobacter vanneervenii genome and encodes:
- a CDS encoding PSD1 and planctomycete cytochrome C domain-containing protein, yielding MLRRQIIHLLLSATASQAAVDYTTQIKPLLQQHCVKCHGANTQKAGLKLDTANAARAGGKHGTALPDLLVQVVSGTHAEIPQMPYKRGPLDSAQIALVKQWVAEGANAPADEKPSDDRHWAFVAPVKAPLPQGDAQHPIDAFIRARLAKEKLAPSPQAAPATLIRRLYLDLIGLPPSPAEVAAFIQTPEAKKADVIKGLLASKHYGERWARWWLDQARYGDSNGYSIDAPRSMWPYRDYVVNSLNLDKPFDEFTLEQIAGDMLPKPTREQLIATGFHRNTQINQEGGIDKEQFRIESVFDRVATTGTVWLGLTIGCAQCHDHKFDPISQREYYQLLAFLNNQDEPTMPVPDPGQDLDKLKAEHAKLLKQIDAHIKERIPVLQEWEKTLGEQSRKLVDAEATKILAKPSAKRSTADQRALFKAMTGTSDSVFNPLYDRHLELENIFKNGTTTLVMKELPQPRKTTLYIKGDFTRPSDEVQPGVPAVLPALPSGTKADRLALARWLIDPKNPLTARVIVNRVWQQYFGRGLVETDNDFGTMGRPPSHPELLDWLAVDFMEHRWSLKHLHQLIVTSATYQQSSFVEGNKTAAQTDPNNHLLWRQNRLRLDAEVVRDVCLATSGLLSAKMGGPPVYPPIPDGVMSLGQVKRAWPLSKGSDRYRRGLYTFIFRATPPPALSVFDAPDGFSTCTRRIRSNTPLQALTLLNDSAYVEFAQALAARLIKEAKSDDARITRAYQLCLSRAPQERERKAIARLLESERQAKASETQSWQAVARVMLNLDETITRE
- a CDS encoding DUF5069 domain-containing protein, whose protein sequence is MPHVPGLRSCYAKVGRFIYFGRMLDKIRLHAEGQLPEDYHAQLGDGQFYTLDGRCCRFLGVPYAEVRERTLAGGTDEEILAWVHSHGTTRTDEECHMWNRFIAKLGWRDERSAVLPQRILDSGLTGKPIETLIDHIEYDEGRDPVAERAWEGI